In the Pseudanabaena sp. PCC 7367 genome, one interval contains:
- a CDS encoding chromophore lyase CpcT/CpeT — protein sequence MTRNRIGLAVGSFCVGLITLNIWAIYAKHDAIAAELEVIPIDRQVQQVADYLIGAMDTSAAAIANRDVADVRMTTCVVEVIDREPKESVIFLYQEQAISTKLEQPYRQRFLRIAPSKDGKQVESRSFRPAVSDRWIGLCNREPEARQVSQAELGEALCSVFLSLDAERDQYGNYYRYIGSTPPEGCPTNFRGAVKITNKILLTDGEMETWDRGFDASGKQVWGADDSSYKFKDINPASQDAQLNQIAAMLSGKFNNAEQQQSDPTFLPVRFNNCVVNIEPDELFPTGTQVMVLEQAANSPELKFASQRVAHLYRLPAPDNSFRMVTYKLVDGDFADFCDRPASGKVLTATQIGQRECQITYQQESDYYVGTTPDSGCPSQFRGSTYITIDSRLSDSQLEFWERWYDGRSRQVAGSESGFYIYKPVEP from the coding sequence GTGACTCGAAATAGAATTGGGCTAGCGGTTGGTAGTTTTTGCGTTGGGTTGATTACCTTAAACATCTGGGCAATCTATGCCAAACATGATGCGATCGCTGCTGAGCTTGAGGTCATACCGATCGATCGCCAAGTGCAGCAAGTTGCGGATTATTTGATTGGGGCAATGGATACCTCGGCGGCGGCGATCGCTAATCGGGATGTCGCTGATGTGCGGATGACTACTTGTGTAGTGGAGGTAATCGATCGAGAGCCAAAAGAGTCAGTAATTTTCCTCTATCAAGAGCAAGCAATTTCCACCAAACTAGAACAACCCTATCGGCAGCGTTTCTTACGCATTGCGCCCAGCAAAGATGGCAAGCAAGTAGAGTCGCGGTCTTTTCGTCCTGCTGTCAGCGATCGTTGGATTGGTCTATGTAATCGGGAGCCAGAGGCTAGACAGGTATCGCAAGCGGAACTAGGCGAGGCACTATGCAGCGTTTTCTTGAGTTTAGATGCTGAGCGCGATCAGTACGGCAATTACTATCGATACATAGGCTCCACTCCCCCTGAAGGTTGCCCAACTAATTTTCGGGGTGCGGTCAAAATCACCAATAAAATTCTGCTCACTGATGGGGAGATGGAAACCTGGGATCGCGGTTTTGATGCTTCCGGTAAGCAGGTTTGGGGCGCAGATGACAGCAGCTATAAGTTTAAAGATATCAATCCAGCCAGTCAGGATGCGCAACTGAATCAGATCGCGGCAATGTTGAGCGGTAAGTTTAATAATGCGGAACAGCAGCAAAGTGATCCAACTTTTCTGCCAGTGCGGTTCAATAACTGTGTAGTGAATATTGAACCAGATGAACTTTTCCCCACCGGAACTCAGGTGATGGTCTTGGAGCAGGCCGCAAATTCACCAGAGCTGAAGTTTGCCAGCCAACGTGTTGCCCATTTATATCGATTACCCGCACCTGACAACAGCTTTAGAATGGTTACCTATAAGCTAGTCGATGGCGATTTTGCTGATTTTTGCGATCGCCCTGCCTCAGGGAAAGTGCTGACTGCCACACAAATTGGCCAGCGTGAATGCCAGATCACCTATCAACAAGAAAGTGATTATTATGTTGGCACTACCCCCGACAGCGGTTGCCCCAGTCAGTTTAGGGGGTCTACCTACATCACGATCGACAGTCGGCTTAGCGATAGTCAACTTGAATTCTGGGAGCGTTGGTATGATGGACGAAGTCGCCAAGTAGCAGGTTCAGAGTCCGGCTTTTATATCTACAAACCAGTTGAGCCTTAA
- the nuoK gene encoding NADH-quinone oxidoreductase subunit NuoK, producing the protein MSLEAFLIVAAALFCIGIYGLITSRNAVRVLMSIELMLNAVNLNLMAFSNYVDSDNIRGQVFAVFVITVAAAEAAVGLAIVLSIYRSRDTVDMEQFNLLRW; encoded by the coding sequence ATGAGTTTAGAAGCTTTCCTAATCGTTGCCGCCGCTCTTTTCTGCATTGGTATTTATGGCCTGATCACCAGCCGTAATGCAGTGCGCGTGTTGATGTCGATCGAATTGATGCTGAATGCAGTCAACCTTAATTTGATGGCATTTTCCAACTATGTTGATTCCGACAATATTCGCGGTCAGGTGTTTGCCGTATTTGTGATTACGGTGGCGGCGGCCGAAGCTGCGGTGGGCTTGGCGATCGTGTTGTCGATCTACCGTAGCCGCGACACGGTGGACATGGAGCAGTTTAATCTACTGCGTTGGTAG
- a CDS encoding NADH-quinone oxidoreductase subunit J, producing MNLGDGVQVVSLVVLCALMIASAMGVVLLQNIVYSAFLLALVFFSMSGMYILLNADFVAAAQILIYVGAVNVLILFAIMLVNKREEYKQLQFGLLRNGITAIVCLAIFGLLSVTVTSTDWVTAFSVAKFPSTLVVIGQHFFSDYLLPFELASVLLLIALIGAIILARREFVPDASTQTPEVAETDESLALLERPREQLAGSADK from the coding sequence ATGAATTTGGGAGATGGTGTTCAAGTTGTATCCCTGGTTGTGCTGTGCGCATTGATGATCGCCTCAGCGATGGGAGTTGTGTTACTGCAAAATATCGTTTACTCCGCCTTTTTGCTGGCGCTGGTATTTTTCTCCATGTCTGGCATGTATATCCTGCTGAATGCTGACTTCGTAGCGGCAGCACAGATTTTGATCTATGTGGGTGCGGTTAACGTTTTGATTCTGTTTGCGATCATGCTGGTGAACAAACGCGAGGAATATAAGCAACTTCAATTTGGCCTATTGCGAAATGGCATTACAGCGATCGTCTGTCTAGCGATCTTTGGCCTGCTCAGTGTCACGGTTACATCCACTGATTGGGTCACAGCCTTTAGTGTTGCTAAGTTCCCCTCTACCCTGGTGGTAATTGGTCAACATTTCTTTAGTGATTATTTGTTGCCCTTTGAGCTAGCTTCGGTATTGCTGTTGATCGCCCTGATTGGTGCGATTATTCTGGCGCGCCGTGAATTTGTGCCCGATGCCTCAACCCAAACCCCTGAAGTAGCGGAGACAGACGAGTCTTTGGCCTTGTTAGAGCGCCCCCGCGAGCAGTTGGCAGGCAGTGCTGACAAGTAG
- the ndhI gene encoding NAD(P)H-quinone oxidoreductase subunit I: MKFLSQVGDYVKEAGQAAKYIGQGMAVTFDHMRRRPITVQYPYEKLIPSERFRGRIHFEFDKCISCEVCVRVCPINLPVVDWEFNAEIKKKELRSYSIDFGVCIFCGNCVEFCPTNCLSMTEEYDLTVYDRHQLNFDNVAMGRMPTKVTEDPMVTPLRELAYLPKGEMEPHNVSHTERRAGKRPEEIIDEAMSDPKPPASESE; this comes from the coding sequence ATGAAATTTTTAAGCCAAGTTGGCGATTATGTTAAAGAGGCTGGCCAAGCCGCTAAATATATTGGCCAGGGCATGGCGGTTACCTTCGATCACATGCGCCGCCGCCCAATTACGGTGCAATATCCTTACGAAAAGCTGATCCCATCGGAGCGGTTCCGGGGTCGGATTCACTTTGAATTTGACAAGTGCATCTCCTGCGAGGTCTGCGTGCGGGTTTGCCCAATTAACCTACCCGTAGTCGATTGGGAATTTAATGCCGAAATCAAGAAAAAAGAGCTGCGCAGCTACAGCATTGACTTTGGTGTATGTATTTTCTGTGGCAACTGCGTTGAGTTCTGCCCCACTAATTGCCTATCAATGACGGAAGAATATGACTTAACCGTCTACGATCGCCATCAGCTTAATTTTGATAACGTGGCGATGGGCAGGATGCCAACCAAGGTAACCGAAGATCCAATGGTGACCCCATTGCGGGAACTGGCCTATTTGCCCAAGGGTGAAATGGAGCCCCATAATGTTTCCCATACTGAGCGACGCGCCGGTAAGCGCCCCGAAGAAATCATTGATGAAGCAATGAGTGACCCCAAGCCCCCTGCCTCTGAATCTGAGTAG
- the nuoH gene encoding NADH-quinone oxidoreductase subunit NuoH: protein MGGIDLQQSLIEVLTGMGLTPGAAKALWMPIPMAVIVLVVTIGALVCTWLERKVSAAAQQRIGPEYAGPFGILIPIADVAKLLTKQDVVSASSDPILFTLGPVIVFISIFFCFLVVPFGQNLLISDLGTGIFFIIAVSSIAPIGLLMAGYSSNNKYSLLGGLRAAAQSISYEIPLALAALAIAMMSNGLSTVDIVNQQADLGIVSWNVWRQPIGFVIFLIAGLAECERMPFDLPEAEEELVAGYQTEYTGMKFALFYGGSYANLLLTGLLVAVLFLGGWELPVPVDAIGGWLGISPDTAWWQVIAGFLGITATLLKAYFFIFLAILLRWTVPRVRIDQLLDLGWKFLLPISLVNLLITAALKLSFPMFFGG, encoded by the coding sequence ATGGGAGGAATTGATTTACAGCAATCACTAATTGAGGTGCTGACTGGCATGGGGCTTACCCCTGGCGCGGCCAAAGCTCTGTGGATGCCGATCCCGATGGCGGTGATCGTGCTGGTGGTGACGATCGGCGCATTGGTCTGTACCTGGCTGGAGCGCAAGGTATCAGCGGCGGCACAACAACGAATTGGACCAGAATATGCTGGACCATTTGGGATCTTGATCCCGATCGCTGACGTGGCCAAGCTCCTCACCAAACAGGATGTGGTTTCAGCTAGCTCTGATCCGATTCTATTTACCCTTGGCCCGGTAATTGTATTTATATCGATCTTCTTTTGTTTTCTGGTGGTGCCATTTGGCCAGAATTTATTGATTTCCGATCTGGGTACGGGCATTTTCTTTATTATTGCGGTTTCCAGCATTGCACCAATTGGTTTGCTCATGGCTGGTTATTCGTCTAACAACAAGTATTCTTTGCTGGGTGGGCTGCGGGCTGCGGCTCAGTCGATCAGCTATGAAATTCCCCTAGCGCTGGCAGCCTTGGCGATCGCCATGATGTCCAATGGCCTGAGTACCGTAGACATTGTCAACCAACAGGCCGACTTAGGGATTGTGTCCTGGAATGTGTGGCGGCAACCGATCGGGTTTGTGATTTTTCTGATTGCGGGCTTAGCCGAATGTGAGCGGATGCCCTTTGACCTACCAGAGGCAGAAGAAGAACTGGTGGCAGGCTATCAAACCGAATATACCGGTATGAAATTTGCCCTGTTCTATGGTGGCTCCTATGCCAACTTGCTCCTGACTGGCTTGCTGGTGGCGGTGCTTTTTTTGGGTGGCTGGGAGTTACCTGTGCCGGTTGATGCGATCGGTGGGTGGTTGGGGATCAGCCCTGATACAGCCTGGTGGCAAGTAATTGCTGGATTCCTGGGCATTACCGCTACCTTGCTCAAAGCCTATTTCTTTATTTTTCTGGCGATTCTGTTGCGCTGGACTGTGCCCAGGGTGCGGATCGACCAACTACTGGATTTGGGCTGGAAATTCCTGTTACCGATTAGCTTAGTTAATCTGTTGATCACAGCAGCGCTGAAGTTGAGTTTCCCCATGTTTTTTGGCGGTTAG
- a CDS encoding NAD(P)H-quinone oxidoreductase subunit H: MPMIETKAERMVINMGPHHPSMHGVLRLLVTLDGENVVDCEPVLGYLHRSMEKIAENRTIIQYLPYVTRWDYLATMFTEAITVNAPEKLADVSVPRRASYIRMIMLELSRIASHLLWLGTFVADIGAQTPFFYVFREREMIYDLFEAATGMRMMHNYFRIGGVAADLPYGWVDKCEDFCNYVIPKIDEYERLITNNPIFRKRVEGIGTLSREEAISWGLSGPMLRSSGVKWDLRKVDHYELYDELDWDVQWETAGDCLARYLVRVREMRESTKMILQCLKQLPGGSYENLEAQRVLGGPKSEWNGFDYQFIGKKSSPTFKVPEGEHYVRVEAPKGELGVYVIGDNNLFPWRWKIRPPGFINLQVLPQLVRGMKVADIMAILGSIDIIMGEVDR; encoded by the coding sequence ATGCCAATGATCGAAACCAAAGCCGAACGCATGGTCATTAATATGGGGCCTCATCACCCCTCCATGCACGGTGTATTGAGGCTTTTAGTGACCCTGGACGGGGAAAATGTAGTTGACTGTGAACCAGTGCTTGGCTACCTGCACCGCTCCATGGAGAAGATTGCCGAGAACCGCACAATTATTCAATATTTGCCCTACGTGACCCGGTGGGATTATTTAGCCACCATGTTCACCGAAGCGATTACAGTTAATGCGCCAGAAAAACTGGCCGATGTGTCTGTGCCCCGGCGGGCAAGCTACATTCGCATGATTATGCTGGAGCTAAGTCGGATCGCTTCCCACTTACTCTGGTTAGGTACATTTGTGGCTGATATTGGTGCGCAGACCCCATTTTTCTATGTGTTCCGTGAACGGGAGATGATCTACGATCTGTTCGAGGCAGCAACGGGAATGCGGATGATGCATAACTATTTCCGGATCGGCGGCGTGGCAGCGGATTTGCCCTATGGCTGGGTGGATAAATGCGAGGACTTTTGCAATTATGTGATCCCCAAGATCGACGAGTATGAACGCCTGATCACCAATAACCCCATTTTTCGCAAACGGGTAGAGGGCATTGGTACCCTCAGCCGGGAAGAAGCAATTAGCTGGGGCTTGTCTGGGCCAATGCTCAGGTCTTCGGGCGTGAAATGGGATTTGCGTAAAGTCGATCACTATGAACTTTATGATGAGCTGGATTGGGACGTGCAGTGGGAAACCGCAGGCGATTGTCTGGCTCGCTATTTGGTGCGGGTGCGCGAAATGCGTGAATCCACCAAGATGATTTTGCAATGCCTGAAGCAGCTACCGGGCGGCTCCTATGAAAACCTGGAAGCGCAACGGGTGCTGGGTGGTCCTAAGAGTGAATGGAATGGATTTGACTATCAGTTTATTGGTAAAAAATCCTCACCCACCTTCAAGGTGCCAGAAGGCGAACATTATGTGCGGGTTGAGGCTCCCAAGGGTGAGCTGGGCGTATATGTGATCGGTGACAATAATCTGTTCCCCTGGCGCTGGAAAATTCGTCCACCTGGTTTTATTAATTTGCAAGTTTTGCCCCAATTGGTTAGGGGAATGAAGGTGGCTGACATCATGGCCATTCTCGGTAGCATTGACATTATTATGGGTGAGGTGGATCGCTAG
- a CDS encoding undecaprenyldiphospho-muramoylpentapeptide beta-N-acetylglucosaminyltransferase encodes MKKIVLTGGGTAGHVTPNIALISQLEAENWQIEYIGSDRGIERQLIQALDLPFHGIASGKLRRYFDWQNFIDPFKVLWGTLQAFFLLRQIKPRLVFSKGGFVTVPVILACWLNRIPVIIHESDITPGLANKIALPFASQICVTFPETQQHLPAAIVTGLPIRPEILQGDRQQGRKICEFTQDLPVLLAIGGSSGSARINQAVRDRLPELTNQFQIVHSCGKGNLDPGLANMPNYRQFEYLGTELADILAMADLVISRAGANSIFELLALRKPHLLIPLPRASSRGDQILNAKSFQKQGYSAVLFEQDLNQTSLQMAIEQLWQQRQEYIDRMSNSTVTNSIDAIVKIIDQLASE; translated from the coding sequence TTGAAGAAAATTGTCCTCACTGGCGGTGGTACAGCCGGACATGTCACCCCAAATATTGCCTTAATTAGTCAGCTAGAGGCCGAAAACTGGCAAATTGAATATATTGGCTCCGATCGCGGCATCGAGCGGCAATTGATCCAGGCGCTAGATCTACCTTTTCATGGGATCGCCTCCGGCAAGCTAAGGCGCTATTTCGATTGGCAAAACTTTATCGATCCATTTAAGGTGTTGTGGGGGACGTTGCAAGCATTTTTCCTGCTACGCCAAATTAAGCCCAGGCTGGTTTTTTCCAAGGGTGGCTTTGTGACTGTGCCTGTGATTCTGGCCTGTTGGCTCAATCGCATTCCAGTAATTATCCATGAGTCCGATATTACGCCAGGATTAGCGAATAAGATCGCCCTGCCCTTTGCCAGTCAAATTTGTGTTACTTTTCCCGAAACCCAGCAACATTTGCCCGCCGCGATCGTAACTGGCTTGCCAATCCGTCCGGAAATTTTGCAGGGGGATAGACAGCAGGGACGCAAGATTTGTGAATTCACGCAGGATTTGCCGGTGTTACTGGCGATCGGTGGTAGTTCAGGATCGGCGCGAATTAATCAAGCAGTGCGCGATCGCCTACCAGAGCTAACTAACCAGTTTCAGATCGTGCATAGTTGCGGCAAAGGCAACCTCGACCCAGGCTTAGCAAATATGCCCAACTACCGCCAGTTTGAATATTTAGGCACGGAACTAGCGGATATTCTGGCAATGGCCGATCTAGTTATTTCCAGGGCTGGCGCTAATTCAATCTTTGAACTTTTGGCATTGCGTAAACCCCATTTATTAATTCCCTTGCCCAGAGCTTCCAGCCGAGGCGATCAGATCTTAAATGCCAAATCTTTTCAAAAGCAAGGTTATAGTGCGGTTTTATTTGAGCAAGATTTAAACCAGACTAGTTTGCAAATGGCGATCGAGCAGCTTTGGCAACAGCGCCAGGAATATATCGATCGGATGAGCAATAGCACCGTAACGAATAGTATTGATGCGATCGTGAAGATAATCGATCAACTAGCCAGTGAGTAA
- a CDS encoding ribonuclease R family protein, which yields MEFSIAELLDSFSDGKLVAPKAVEKKLGISDEGVRMLQVTLDALEKVGILEKDKGRYRRVSEDGVVEGRLRCSSKGFCFAIQDEEGTEDIYIKESNLSNAWNGDRVLVRVTRDGMRKKSPEGEVRLIVDRANPTMLAKVKKVDAGYRAMPLDDRLLFEIDLTETDDIEDLGAAIDKLVHVEMVRYPLGKHLPLGKVVQILGSDPESTADVALVCCKHNLPLRFSEELRQAAADLPKSVRKSDHKDRQDLRKQFAVEIGNAAAISLTKLPAGWELGVHIQDVSAYIEADSPLDRLAKRRLRTIYLGKSLIPMLPEIEVFGQSERLTISLLLNLDQDGAIKGMEIQPSIVAVDHQIDYAKAQAILNNDVKTDGNLKALLENIMTVGELLRQQRPGGLTITLPDRCTESSIQEPDDGAQGIPVIPESMPVYGAVAEVMIRTNLEMASHLHRLALPSMLRVQNMPEMSKFEEKQRLLESMGAKIELEQPEVIRASDYQECLAKIAELDDHNSRDILKYLFLSVLRPGEYGTESGPNFGLALEGTPYIHVVNPRHRYSDILAQRLLHALFAEGRDRRSSRSKEGVDLRSSSCHGQISWSVLPTELERQIRSTIELLAPRISQKEDLAIKARNDLEGLQKAEYMQARTGQNFFGIITGVQSYGFFVEIESLLVEGLVHVSSLKDDWYEFPQTNNKNKNRQQTVLVGRRSGRQYSLGDRVEVQVKSVDYYRQQIDLVAIPPEGVVAENGAEPAKVEAATTELAATTDQSEE from the coding sequence ATGGAATTCTCGATTGCTGAACTATTAGATAGCTTTTCCGATGGCAAACTGGTTGCACCTAAAGCAGTAGAAAAGAAATTAGGCATTAGCGACGAAGGCGTGCGGATGCTCCAGGTGACCCTGGATGCCCTGGAGAAAGTGGGCATTTTGGAAAAGGATAAGGGACGCTATCGACGAGTGAGTGAAGATGGGGTGGTTGAAGGTCGTCTGCGCTGCTCTAGCAAGGGGTTTTGCTTTGCAATCCAAGACGAAGAGGGAACTGAAGATATTTATATTAAAGAGAGTAATCTCAGCAATGCCTGGAACGGCGATCGCGTTTTGGTGCGGGTCACCCGTGATGGAATGCGTAAAAAGAGCCCCGAAGGTGAGGTGCGGTTAATTGTCGATCGTGCTAACCCAACTATGTTGGCGAAGGTGAAAAAAGTTGATGCTGGCTATCGGGCGATGCCCCTCGACGATCGGTTATTGTTTGAAATTGATCTGACCGAAACAGACGATATTGAAGATCTAGGCGCGGCGATCGATAAGCTGGTGCATGTGGAAATGGTGCGCTATCCCCTGGGTAAGCACCTGCCATTGGGTAAAGTGGTGCAGATCCTGGGCAGTGATCCAGAATCCACCGCTGATGTGGCGCTGGTGTGCTGTAAACATAACCTGCCGCTCCGCTTCAGTGAAGAATTACGTCAGGCGGCGGCGGATCTACCCAAGTCTGTGCGCAAGAGCGATCATAAAGATCGCCAGGATCTGCGTAAGCAGTTTGCGGTTGAAATCGGTAATGCGGCGGCCATTTCGTTAACCAAGCTACCGGCGGGTTGGGAACTGGGTGTGCACATTCAGGATGTGAGTGCTTATATTGAAGCTGATTCACCGCTCGATCGACTGGCCAAGCGGCGCTTACGCACAATTTATTTGGGCAAGAGCCTGATTCCGATGCTGCCAGAAATCGAAGTTTTTGGGCAATCGGAACGCCTTACTATTTCTTTGTTGCTGAATCTAGATCAAGATGGTGCAATTAAAGGCATGGAGATTCAACCCAGCATAGTTGCAGTTGATCATCAAATTGACTATGCCAAGGCGCAGGCGATTTTAAACAATGATGTGAAGACGGATGGGAATCTCAAAGCCCTCCTGGAAAACATTATGACCGTGGGTGAACTGCTGCGCCAACAGCGACCAGGTGGTTTGACCATTACCCTGCCCGATCGCTGCACCGAGTCATCGATCCAAGAGCCAGATGATGGTGCGCAGGGGATTCCGGTGATTCCTGAATCAATGCCGGTGTATGGTGCGGTGGCAGAAGTTATGATTCGTACCAATCTCGAAATGGCCTCTCACCTGCATCGATTGGCGTTGCCTTCTATGCTGCGGGTGCAAAACATGCCAGAAATGAGCAAGTTTGAAGAAAAACAACGACTGCTCGAAAGTATGGGAGCTAAGATCGAGCTAGAGCAACCAGAGGTGATCCGGGCGAGCGATTACCAGGAATGTCTGGCTAAAATTGCCGAACTGGACGATCACAACAGCCGCGATATTCTCAAGTATCTATTTTTGTCGGTGCTCCGTCCCGGTGAATATGGTACTGAGTCTGGCCCTAACTTTGGATTGGCGCTTGAAGGCACTCCCTATATCCATGTGGTCAATCCCCGTCACCGCTACAGCGATATCCTGGCACAAAGGCTCTTACATGCCCTATTTGCGGAAGGCCGCGATCGCCGTAGTAGCCGCAGCAAGGAAGGAGTCGATCTGCGTAGTTCTAGCTGTCATGGTCAGATTAGCTGGAGTGTGTTGCCCACCGAACTGGAGCGCCAGATCAGAAGCACCATTGAGCTGCTGGCACCACGCATTAGCCAGAAAGAAGACCTGGCGATCAAAGCCCGTAATGATTTAGAGGGGCTCCAAAAGGCTGAATATATGCAAGCGAGAACTGGCCAGAACTTCTTTGGCATCATCACTGGCGTGCAATCCTATGGCTTCTTTGTGGAAATAGAGTCGCTTTTGGTGGAAGGTTTAGTTCATGTCAGCTCGCTCAAAGATGATTGGTATGAATTCCCGCAAACTAATAATAAAAATAAGAATCGCCAGCAAACCGTGTTGGTAGGCAGACGTAGCGGTAGACAATATAGCCTGGGCGATCGGGTTGAGGTACAGGTCAAGAGTGTAGATTATTACCGTCAGCAAATTGACCTGGTGGCAATTCCACCGGAAGGGGTGGTAGCTGAAAATGGGGCTGAACCCGCTAAAGTTGAGGCTGCAACCACTGAGCTAGCCGCTACGACAGACCAATCAGAGGAATAA
- a CDS encoding BMP family ABC transporter substrate-binding protein, producing MRKNKIFIPRRQLIRGLIATATFGVSAQLWTGCSNNADRPVSSSSEPDPPNPESESPTDRTTIGFIYVGSKDDFGYNQAHSIGAQSLTAIANLQIVEEANVPETNAVAETMRSMIELDRANAIFPTSFGYFDPYIVELASEFNQVQFFHFGSLFQAGVHPDNIGTYFSYIDEAQYLAGIAAAHVATGGKLGFVAAKPIPLVLRNINSFTLGARSINPDATVQVVFTGNWSEPIKEAEATNSLVDQGIELVTCHVDSPKAVVETAEKRGILICGYHTDQAALAPNGYVTGAIWDWTNIYTNYAEMILAGQSVIDGSIPRTMSGGLAEGFCDLAPYGAMVDSVAQQAVEQARAELIAGDRLIYAGEIRSNQGEVLIAADTQMQRDDPALVKMDWLVEGVIGSPSS from the coding sequence TTGCGCAAAAATAAAATATTCATCCCCCGTCGCCAGTTAATCCGGGGTCTAATTGCGACTGCAACTTTTGGTGTTTCTGCTCAGCTTTGGACAGGATGCAGCAACAATGCCGATCGCCCTGTCAGCAGTAGTTCTGAGCCAGATCCACCCAATCCAGAATCAGAATCACCAACCGATCGCACCACAATTGGTTTTATTTATGTTGGTTCTAAAGATGACTTTGGCTATAACCAAGCCCATTCGATCGGTGCCCAGAGTCTAACTGCGATCGCCAATCTGCAGATTGTAGAAGAAGCCAATGTGCCAGAAACAAATGCGGTAGCGGAGACAATGCGCAGCATGATTGAACTGGATCGCGCTAATGCAATCTTTCCCACCTCCTTTGGTTATTTTGATCCCTACATTGTGGAACTAGCCAGCGAATTTAATCAGGTGCAGTTTTTCCACTTTGGTAGTCTGTTCCAGGCTGGAGTTCATCCGGATAATATTGGCACCTATTTTAGTTACATTGACGAAGCTCAATATCTGGCTGGGATTGCCGCTGCCCATGTCGCCACCGGTGGCAAACTCGGCTTTGTGGCCGCCAAACCAATTCCGCTGGTTTTACGCAACATCAATAGCTTTACCCTGGGGGCGCGATCGATTAACCCCGATGCCACTGTCCAGGTGGTATTCACGGGTAATTGGTCAGAACCAATTAAGGAAGCAGAAGCCACCAATAGTCTGGTAGATCAAGGAATTGAGTTGGTGACCTGTCATGTTGATAGCCCTAAGGCGGTAGTAGAAACAGCCGAAAAGCGTGGCATCCTCATCTGTGGTTATCATACCGATCAAGCGGCACTCGCTCCCAATGGCTATGTGACCGGCGCGATCTGGGATTGGACTAATATCTATACCAATTATGCTGAGATGATTCTAGCGGGGCAATCGGTGATTGATGGCAGTATTCCCCGCACCATGAGCGGTGGTTTGGCAGAGGGTTTTTGTGATCTGGCTCCCTATGGTGCAATGGTGGACTCGGTGGCTCAGCAGGCTGTAGAGCAGGCCAGGGCAGAATTGATCGCTGGCGATCGCTTGATCTATGCTGGCGAAATCAGAAGTAATCAGGGAGAGGTGTTGATCGCGGCTGACACGCAGATGCAGCGCGATGATCCAGCCCTGGTAAAAATGGACTGGTTGGTGGAAGGGGTGATTGGTAGTCCTTCAAGCTAG